A genomic stretch from Heliangelus exortis chromosome 23, bHelExo1.hap1, whole genome shotgun sequence includes:
- the HP1BP3 gene encoding heterochromatin protein 1-binding protein 3 isoform X1: MATDLSEAEPVHHKALPLLAGAQLIHTDKLSEKAEEDTMPIRRAVNSSSRETPPKSKPAEGEEVKADAEVTSEESASVGEEQETETLPAASNEAEQPKEPETEGKGETKPSEETKKDEKDQSKEKEKKVKKTIPAWATLSASQLARAQKQTQMAATSRPKMDAILTEAIRACFQKTGASVVAIRKYIIHKYPSLELERRGYLLKQALKRELERGIIRQVKGKGASGSFVVVSNAGKTVPKARDRKKSTSASPAEQQVKLEDVLPLAFTRLCEPKEASYSLIKKYVSQYYPKLKVDIRPQLLKNALQRAVEKGQLEQITGKGASGTFQLKKSGEKPLLGGTLMEDAILSAIAAMNEPKTCSTTALKKYILENHPGTNSNFQVHLLKRTLQKCEKNGWMEQISGKGFSGTFQLCFPYYPSPDVLYPEKQQEEDSEESDEDEEEDSEEEEESEEEESEEEEPPPKKRMQKRPPPKSRSRAPPMKRRESKPKPRKTPAAHRGKAKPPPKVKTPAKKAKPAAPAIKKPSGGSSSKKPAASGRKEVKSSAKGKSTMRKSLRAKK, from the exons atggcGACTGATCTGTCTGAAGCTGAACCCGTGCATCATAAGGCGCTTCCACTCTTAGCGGGAGCTCAGCTGATCCACACGGACAAGTTAAGTGAG aaagctgaagaagacACGATGCCGATCCGTCGCGCGGTGAATTCTTCTTCCAGGGAAACTCCTCCCAAAAGCAAACCTGCTGAAGGTGAAGAGGTCAAAGCAG ATGCAGAAGTCACCTCTGAGGAATCTGCTTCTGTTGGAGAAGAACAAGAGACTGAAACCCTGCCTGCTGCATCTAATGAAGCAGAACAGCCAAAGGAACCTGAGActgaagggaagggggaaacaAAGCCCTCAGAAGAAACCAAAAAGGA TGAGAAGGATCAGTccaaggaaaaggagaagaaggtgAAGAAGACCATTCCTGCCTGGGCAACTCTTTCTGCTAGCCAGCTAGCCAGGGCACAGAAGCAAACTCAGATGGCTGCCACTTCCCGTCCCAAAATGGATGCGATTTTAACAGAGGCCATCAGG GCATGTTTTCAGAAGACTGGAGCATCAGTGGTTGCCATACGTAAATACATCATCCACAAATACCCTTCCCTGGAGCTTGAGAGGAGAGGCTACCTCCTGAAGCAAGCACTGAaaagggagctggagagaggaaTCATCAGACAG GTGAAAGGAAAGGGAGCTTCTGGGAGCTTTGTGGTGGTGTCAAATGCAGGAAAAACTGTTCCAAAAGCCAGAGACAGAAAG aaaagcacCTCTGCCTCGCCTGCAGAGCAACAAGTCAAGCTGGAAGATGTCCTGCCCCTGGCTTTCACCCGCCTCTGTGAGCCAAAGGAAGCTTCTTACAGCCTGATCAAGAAATATGTGTCCCAGTATTACCCCAAACTCAAAGTAGATATAAG ACCCCAGCTGTTGAAGAACGCCCTGCAGAGAGCTGTAGAGAAGGGGCAGTTAGAGCAGATCACAGGCAAGGGAGCATCTGGGACATTCCAG CTGAAGAAATCAGGGGAGAAGCCCCTGCTGGGTGGGACCCTGATGGAAGATGCCATCCTGTCTGCTATTGCGGCCATGAACGAACCGAAGACCTGCTCCACCACAGCACTGAAGAAATATATCCTGGAAAACCACCCAGGGACCAACTCCAACTTCCAGG tgcATCTACTGAAAAGAACCCTGCAGAAATGTGAGAAGAATGGCTGGATGGAGCAAATTTCTGGAAAGGGCTTCAGTGGGACCTTTCAGCTTTGCTTCCCTTACTATCCTAG CCCAGATGTGCTCTAcccagagaagcagcaagaggaggaCTCTGAGGAATCTGATGAGGACGAAGAGGAGGActctgaggaggaagaagaatcTGAAGAGGAAGAGTCTGAGGAGGAAGAGCCACCACCAAAGAAGAG gATGCAGAAGAGGCCACCTCCAAAATCCAGGAGCAGGGCCCCTCCCATGAAGCGAAGGGAATCCAAACCCAAGCCAAGAAAAACCCCTGCAGCCCACCGGGGGAAAGCAAAGCCCCCTCCTAAGGTTAAAACCCCTGCTAAGAAAGCCaaaccagcagccccagccatCAAGAAACCCTCTGGTGGCAGCTCTTCCAAGAAACCAGCAGCCAGTGGGAGGAAGGAAGTGAAATCCTCTGCCAAGGGCAAATCCACCATGAGGAAATCTCTCCGggcaaaaaagtaa
- the HP1BP3 gene encoding heterochromatin protein 1-binding protein 3 isoform X3 has translation MATDLSEAEPVHHKALPLLAGAQLIHTDKLSEKAEEDTMPIRRAVNSSSRETPPKSKPAEGEEVKADAEVTSEESASVGEEQETETLPAASNEAEQPKEPETEGKGETKPSEETKKDEKDQSKEKEKKVKKTIPAWATLSASQLARAQKQTQMAATSRPKMDAILTEAIRACFQKTGASVVAIRKYIIHKYPSLELERRGYLLKQALKRELERGIIRQVKGKGASGSFVVVSNAGKTVPKARDRKKSTSASPAEQQVKLEDVLPLAFTRLCEPKEASYSLIKKYVSQYYPKLKVDIRPQLLKNALQRAVEKGQLEQITGKGASGTFQERRPTWCRGACPDLVWENFVLMLFSSSLENS, from the exons atggcGACTGATCTGTCTGAAGCTGAACCCGTGCATCATAAGGCGCTTCCACTCTTAGCGGGAGCTCAGCTGATCCACACGGACAAGTTAAGTGAG aaagctgaagaagacACGATGCCGATCCGTCGCGCGGTGAATTCTTCTTCCAGGGAAACTCCTCCCAAAAGCAAACCTGCTGAAGGTGAAGAGGTCAAAGCAG ATGCAGAAGTCACCTCTGAGGAATCTGCTTCTGTTGGAGAAGAACAAGAGACTGAAACCCTGCCTGCTGCATCTAATGAAGCAGAACAGCCAAAGGAACCTGAGActgaagggaagggggaaacaAAGCCCTCAGAAGAAACCAAAAAGGA TGAGAAGGATCAGTccaaggaaaaggagaagaaggtgAAGAAGACCATTCCTGCCTGGGCAACTCTTTCTGCTAGCCAGCTAGCCAGGGCACAGAAGCAAACTCAGATGGCTGCCACTTCCCGTCCCAAAATGGATGCGATTTTAACAGAGGCCATCAGG GCATGTTTTCAGAAGACTGGAGCATCAGTGGTTGCCATACGTAAATACATCATCCACAAATACCCTTCCCTGGAGCTTGAGAGGAGAGGCTACCTCCTGAAGCAAGCACTGAaaagggagctggagagaggaaTCATCAGACAG GTGAAAGGAAAGGGAGCTTCTGGGAGCTTTGTGGTGGTGTCAAATGCAGGAAAAACTGTTCCAAAAGCCAGAGACAGAAAG aaaagcacCTCTGCCTCGCCTGCAGAGCAACAAGTCAAGCTGGAAGATGTCCTGCCCCTGGCTTTCACCCGCCTCTGTGAGCCAAAGGAAGCTTCTTACAGCCTGATCAAGAAATATGTGTCCCAGTATTACCCCAAACTCAAAGTAGATATAAG ACCCCAGCTGTTGAAGAACGCCCTGCAGAGAGCTGTAGAGAAGGGGCAGTTAGAGCAGATCACAGGCAAGGGAGCATCTGGGACATTCCAG GAGCGCCGACCCACCTGGTGCAGAGGAGCTTGTCCTGACCTGGTTTGGGAGAATTTTGTCTTGatgcttttctcttcctccttggAAAATAGCTGA
- the HP1BP3 gene encoding heterochromatin protein 1-binding protein 3 isoform X2 — MPIRRAVNSSSRETPPKSKPAEGEEVKADAEVTSEESASVGEEQETETLPAASNEAEQPKEPETEGKGETKPSEETKKDEKDQSKEKEKKVKKTIPAWATLSASQLARAQKQTQMAATSRPKMDAILTEAIRACFQKTGASVVAIRKYIIHKYPSLELERRGYLLKQALKRELERGIIRQVKGKGASGSFVVVSNAGKTVPKARDRKKSTSASPAEQQVKLEDVLPLAFTRLCEPKEASYSLIKKYVSQYYPKLKVDIRPQLLKNALQRAVEKGQLEQITGKGASGTFQLKKSGEKPLLGGTLMEDAILSAIAAMNEPKTCSTTALKKYILENHPGTNSNFQVHLLKRTLQKCEKNGWMEQISGKGFSGTFQLCFPYYPSPDVLYPEKQQEEDSEESDEDEEEDSEEEEESEEEESEEEEPPPKKRMQKRPPPKSRSRAPPMKRRESKPKPRKTPAAHRGKAKPPPKVKTPAKKAKPAAPAIKKPSGGSSSKKPAASGRKEVKSSAKGKSTMRKSLRAKK; from the exons ATGCCGATCCGTCGCGCGGTGAATTCTTCTTCCAGGGAAACTCCTCCCAAAAGCAAACCTGCTGAAGGTGAAGAGGTCAAAGCAG ATGCAGAAGTCACCTCTGAGGAATCTGCTTCTGTTGGAGAAGAACAAGAGACTGAAACCCTGCCTGCTGCATCTAATGAAGCAGAACAGCCAAAGGAACCTGAGActgaagggaagggggaaacaAAGCCCTCAGAAGAAACCAAAAAGGA TGAGAAGGATCAGTccaaggaaaaggagaagaaggtgAAGAAGACCATTCCTGCCTGGGCAACTCTTTCTGCTAGCCAGCTAGCCAGGGCACAGAAGCAAACTCAGATGGCTGCCACTTCCCGTCCCAAAATGGATGCGATTTTAACAGAGGCCATCAGG GCATGTTTTCAGAAGACTGGAGCATCAGTGGTTGCCATACGTAAATACATCATCCACAAATACCCTTCCCTGGAGCTTGAGAGGAGAGGCTACCTCCTGAAGCAAGCACTGAaaagggagctggagagaggaaTCATCAGACAG GTGAAAGGAAAGGGAGCTTCTGGGAGCTTTGTGGTGGTGTCAAATGCAGGAAAAACTGTTCCAAAAGCCAGAGACAGAAAG aaaagcacCTCTGCCTCGCCTGCAGAGCAACAAGTCAAGCTGGAAGATGTCCTGCCCCTGGCTTTCACCCGCCTCTGTGAGCCAAAGGAAGCTTCTTACAGCCTGATCAAGAAATATGTGTCCCAGTATTACCCCAAACTCAAAGTAGATATAAG ACCCCAGCTGTTGAAGAACGCCCTGCAGAGAGCTGTAGAGAAGGGGCAGTTAGAGCAGATCACAGGCAAGGGAGCATCTGGGACATTCCAG CTGAAGAAATCAGGGGAGAAGCCCCTGCTGGGTGGGACCCTGATGGAAGATGCCATCCTGTCTGCTATTGCGGCCATGAACGAACCGAAGACCTGCTCCACCACAGCACTGAAGAAATATATCCTGGAAAACCACCCAGGGACCAACTCCAACTTCCAGG tgcATCTACTGAAAAGAACCCTGCAGAAATGTGAGAAGAATGGCTGGATGGAGCAAATTTCTGGAAAGGGCTTCAGTGGGACCTTTCAGCTTTGCTTCCCTTACTATCCTAG CCCAGATGTGCTCTAcccagagaagcagcaagaggaggaCTCTGAGGAATCTGATGAGGACGAAGAGGAGGActctgaggaggaagaagaatcTGAAGAGGAAGAGTCTGAGGAGGAAGAGCCACCACCAAAGAAGAG gATGCAGAAGAGGCCACCTCCAAAATCCAGGAGCAGGGCCCCTCCCATGAAGCGAAGGGAATCCAAACCCAAGCCAAGAAAAACCCCTGCAGCCCACCGGGGGAAAGCAAAGCCCCCTCCTAAGGTTAAAACCCCTGCTAAGAAAGCCaaaccagcagccccagccatCAAGAAACCCTCTGGTGGCAGCTCTTCCAAGAAACCAGCAGCCAGTGGGAGGAAGGAAGTGAAATCCTCTGCCAAGGGCAAATCCACCATGAGGAAATCTCTCCGggcaaaaaagtaa
- the SH2D5 gene encoding SH2 domain-containing protein 5 isoform X2, with the protein MKKKPSNGRGSDPAPPQHRARGITKPAEYVGSFVLEDLDLEQQAGQLEEQLRVLKDCPRRRPVVLRFSLQGLKVYGADGETLLMAHALRRILYSTWRGASSQFAFVARNPHSPHGPLFCHLFVGPPGEVQTLHLLLCRSFQLCYLLAHPEVQEGEGDPPGAGVLREPLNPDEVSRNVNALVSLRRLPAPSGLGSLGTGERRLEGEGRAWRLGNPYCSPVLVRKKAIRSKVLRSGAYRDWGGESQLHPPPRDTGWESKGPRSVGFLPENESVLAESVWTFAGIARDSGVALLQQDVPGAFLLRPEPGPAQRWCLWVRAPCGVVPYGLLRTHQGRFCVERSSAEFSSVAALLAHYSAGPGGCFCRLCPGHRNPGYEEQDPGGGAQPRGGAPAAAWTPGTAPGVQQERG; encoded by the exons ATGAAGAAGAAACCTTCCAATGGGAGAGGGTCAGATCCTGCCCCTCCCCAGCACCGAGCCCGGGGCATCACCAAGCCAGCAGAG TATGTGGGTTCCTTTGTGCTGGAGGACTTGGACCTGGAGCAGCAAGcagggcagctggaggagcagctgcgGGTGCTGAAG GATTGCCCCAGGAGGAGGCCGGTGGTGCTGAGGTTCAGCTTGCAGGGGCTGAAGGTCTATGGTGCTGATGGAGAG ACGCTGCTGATGGCCCACGCTCTCCGAAGGATTCTGTACAGCACCTGGCGTGGTGCCAGCAGCCAATTCGCCTTCGTGGCCCGGaacccccacagcccccacgGCCCCCTCTTCTGCCACCTCTTTGTGGGGCCCCCGGGTGAG GTCCAGACcctgcacctcctgctctgccgatccttccagctctgctaCCTGCTGGCACACCCCGAGGtgcaggagggggagggggatcCCCCCGGGGCCGGGGTGCTGCGGGAGCCCCTCAACCCCGACGAGGTGTCCCGCAACGTCAACGCCCTCGTCTCCCTCCGGCGCCTGCCCGCACCCAGCGGCCTCGGCTCGCTGGGCACAGGG GAGCGACGTCTGgagggggagggcagagccTGGCGCCTGGGAAACCCTTACTGCTCCCCGGTGCTGGTTCGGAAAAAAGCGATCCGGAGCAAAGTCCTGCGCTCCGGGGCTTACCGGGACTGGGGGGGGGAGAGCCAACTCCACCCGCCCCCCCGGGACACTG gctgggagagCAAAGGCCCGAGGAGCGTGGGCTTCCTCCCCGAGAACGAGAGCGTCCTGGCTGAGAGCGTCTGGACCTTCGCCGGCATCGCCAG ggacagcGGGGtggccctgctgcagcaggacgTCCCCGGTGCCTTCCTGCTGCGCCCcgagcccggcccggcccagcgCTGGTGCCTGTGGGTGCGGGCGCCCTGCGGTGTCGTCCCCTACGGGCTCCTCAGGACACACCAGGGCAGGTTCTGCGTGGAG CGCTCCAGCGCCGAGTTCTCCAGCGTGGCCGCGCTCCTCGCTCACTACAGCGCGGGGCCCGGGGGCTGCTTCTGCCGCTTGTGCCCCGGACACCGCAACCCCGGCTACGAGGAGCAGGACCCGGGAGGCGGGGCCCAGCCCCGGGGGGGGGCACCGGCGGCCGCCTGGACCCCCGGCACCGCCCCCGGGGTGCAGCAGGAGCGGGGATAG
- the SH2D5 gene encoding SH2 domain-containing protein 5 isoform X1, producing the protein MKKKPSNGRGSDPAPPQHRARGITKPAEYVGSFVLEDLDLEQQAGQLEEQLRVLKDCPRRRPVVLRFSLQGLKVYGADGETLLMAHALRRILYSTWRGASSQFAFVARNPHSPHGPLFCHLFVGPPGEVQTLHLLLCRSFQLCYLLAHPEVQEGEGDPPGAGVLREPLNPDEVSRNVNALVSLRRLPAPSGLGSLGTGERRLEGEGRAWRLGNPYCSPVLVRKKAIRSKVLRSGAYRDWGGESQLHPPPRDTAGWESKGPRSVGFLPENESVLAESVWTFAGIARDSGVALLQQDVPGAFLLRPEPGPAQRWCLWVRAPCGVVPYGLLRTHQGRFCVERSSAEFSSVAALLAHYSAGPGGCFCRLCPGHRNPGYEEQDPGGGAQPRGGAPAAAWTPGTAPGVQQERG; encoded by the exons ATGAAGAAGAAACCTTCCAATGGGAGAGGGTCAGATCCTGCCCCTCCCCAGCACCGAGCCCGGGGCATCACCAAGCCAGCAGAG TATGTGGGTTCCTTTGTGCTGGAGGACTTGGACCTGGAGCAGCAAGcagggcagctggaggagcagctgcgGGTGCTGAAG GATTGCCCCAGGAGGAGGCCGGTGGTGCTGAGGTTCAGCTTGCAGGGGCTGAAGGTCTATGGTGCTGATGGAGAG ACGCTGCTGATGGCCCACGCTCTCCGAAGGATTCTGTACAGCACCTGGCGTGGTGCCAGCAGCCAATTCGCCTTCGTGGCCCGGaacccccacagcccccacgGCCCCCTCTTCTGCCACCTCTTTGTGGGGCCCCCGGGTGAG GTCCAGACcctgcacctcctgctctgccgatccttccagctctgctaCCTGCTGGCACACCCCGAGGtgcaggagggggagggggatcCCCCCGGGGCCGGGGTGCTGCGGGAGCCCCTCAACCCCGACGAGGTGTCCCGCAACGTCAACGCCCTCGTCTCCCTCCGGCGCCTGCCCGCACCCAGCGGCCTCGGCTCGCTGGGCACAGGG GAGCGACGTCTGgagggggagggcagagccTGGCGCCTGGGAAACCCTTACTGCTCCCCGGTGCTGGTTCGGAAAAAAGCGATCCGGAGCAAAGTCCTGCGCTCCGGGGCTTACCGGGACTGGGGGGGGGAGAGCCAACTCCACCCGCCCCCCCGGGACACTG caggctgggagagCAAAGGCCCGAGGAGCGTGGGCTTCCTCCCCGAGAACGAGAGCGTCCTGGCTGAGAGCGTCTGGACCTTCGCCGGCATCGCCAG ggacagcGGGGtggccctgctgcagcaggacgTCCCCGGTGCCTTCCTGCTGCGCCCcgagcccggcccggcccagcgCTGGTGCCTGTGGGTGCGGGCGCCCTGCGGTGTCGTCCCCTACGGGCTCCTCAGGACACACCAGGGCAGGTTCTGCGTGGAG CGCTCCAGCGCCGAGTTCTCCAGCGTGGCCGCGCTCCTCGCTCACTACAGCGCGGGGCCCGGGGGCTGCTTCTGCCGCTTGTGCCCCGGACACCGCAACCCCGGCTACGAGGAGCAGGACCCGGGAGGCGGGGCCCAGCCCCGGGGGGGGGCACCGGCGGCCGCCTGGACCCCCGGCACCGCCCCCGGGGTGCAGCAGGAGCGGGGATAG
- the SH2D5 gene encoding SH2 domain-containing protein 5 isoform X3, whose amino-acid sequence MKKKPSNGRGSDPAPPQHRARGITKPAEYVGSFVLEDLDLEQQAGQLEEQLRVLKDCPRRRPVVLRFSLQGLKVYGADGETLLMAHALRRILYSTWRGASSQFAFVARNPHSPHGPLFCHLFVGPPGEVQTLHLLLCRSFQLCYLLAHPEVQEGEGDPPGAGVLREPLNPDEVSRNVNALVSLRRLPAPSGLGSLGTGERRLEGEGRAWRLGNPYCSPVLVRKKAIRSKVLRSGAYRDWGGESQLHPPPRDTAGWESKGPRSVGFLPENESVLAESVWTFAGIARDSGVALLQQDVPGAFLLRPEPGPAQRWCLWVRAPCGVVPYGLLRTHQGRFCVEVRGVAPARGVWCTSAHVYLRCGHSDAWLHLCALGALGVSVRWHVWCVSARVHWCVSA is encoded by the exons ATGAAGAAGAAACCTTCCAATGGGAGAGGGTCAGATCCTGCCCCTCCCCAGCACCGAGCCCGGGGCATCACCAAGCCAGCAGAG TATGTGGGTTCCTTTGTGCTGGAGGACTTGGACCTGGAGCAGCAAGcagggcagctggaggagcagctgcgGGTGCTGAAG GATTGCCCCAGGAGGAGGCCGGTGGTGCTGAGGTTCAGCTTGCAGGGGCTGAAGGTCTATGGTGCTGATGGAGAG ACGCTGCTGATGGCCCACGCTCTCCGAAGGATTCTGTACAGCACCTGGCGTGGTGCCAGCAGCCAATTCGCCTTCGTGGCCCGGaacccccacagcccccacgGCCCCCTCTTCTGCCACCTCTTTGTGGGGCCCCCGGGTGAG GTCCAGACcctgcacctcctgctctgccgatccttccagctctgctaCCTGCTGGCACACCCCGAGGtgcaggagggggagggggatcCCCCCGGGGCCGGGGTGCTGCGGGAGCCCCTCAACCCCGACGAGGTGTCCCGCAACGTCAACGCCCTCGTCTCCCTCCGGCGCCTGCCCGCACCCAGCGGCCTCGGCTCGCTGGGCACAGGG GAGCGACGTCTGgagggggagggcagagccTGGCGCCTGGGAAACCCTTACTGCTCCCCGGTGCTGGTTCGGAAAAAAGCGATCCGGAGCAAAGTCCTGCGCTCCGGGGCTTACCGGGACTGGGGGGGGGAGAGCCAACTCCACCCGCCCCCCCGGGACACTG caggctgggagagCAAAGGCCCGAGGAGCGTGGGCTTCCTCCCCGAGAACGAGAGCGTCCTGGCTGAGAGCGTCTGGACCTTCGCCGGCATCGCCAG ggacagcGGGGtggccctgctgcagcaggacgTCCCCGGTGCCTTCCTGCTGCGCCCcgagcccggcccggcccagcgCTGGTGCCTGTGGGTGCGGGCGCCCTGCGGTGTCGTCCCCTACGGGCTCCTCAGGACACACCAGGGCAGGTTCTGCGTGGAGGTGAGGGGGGTGGCACCTGCACGGGGGGTTTGGTGCACGAGTGCACACGTGTATTTGCGTTGTGGTCACAGTGATGCATGGTTGCACCTGTGTGCACTGGGTGCACTCGGGGTGTCTGTGCGCTGGCACGTTTGGTGCGTCAGTGCACGGGTGCACTGGTGTGTCAGTGCGTAG